In Sorghum bicolor cultivar BTx623 chromosome 8, Sorghum_bicolor_NCBIv3, whole genome shotgun sequence, one genomic interval encodes:
- the LOC8082816 gene encoding probable serine/threonine-protein kinase At1g09600 isoform X3: MVSVLLLPKRLARKTAKIGLIAINSFKKKALHLMGCLCSKGAKDDANATSGRRTPSRKSDSAADAVSNNGGTAVLNAKAKEKLSGGEKVAVALDARISSGNNAELKGLSGEHVVAGWPSWLINVAPKAVEGWLPRRADSFEKLAKIGQGTYSIVYKARDLESGKIVALKKVRFVNMDPESVRFMAREIHILRRLDHPNVIKLEGIVTSRVSQNLYLVFEYMEHDLAGLVATPGLKLTEPQLLHGLDHCHKNGVLHRDIKGANLLIDSNGMLKIGDFGLAISYDPNNPQPLTSRVVTLWYRPPELLLGATEYGAAVDMWSTGCIVAELFTGKPIMPGRTEVEQIHKIFKLCGSPSENYYKKSKVPETAMFKPQQQYRRCVTETFKDLPPSAVLLIDSLLSLEPEVRGTAASALQSDFFRTKPFACDPSSLPKLPPSKEYDIRLRQEEARRQRNAALGRQGAESIKPGNENHAASRAIDIAAEVKQPTHNTSKSTCEKFNTEDSVPGFRVEPRALPTSMQVPECGSTWNNTGGYADHRSVLGRVYSSVRVARKKGSSNSNIPQYDAADLRNDIEITDHNQQVDRPVSSQKKEQQEDHGRKHKRIHYSGPLMPPGGNIEDMLKEHERHIQEAVRKARLSKGSR; encoded by the exons ATGGTCAGTGTTCTGCTCCTCCCCAAG AGATTAGCAAGAAAAACTGCAAAAATTGGTCTTATCGCAATTAACTCGTTCAAGAAGAAGGCATTGCATCTTATGGGCTGCCTTTGCTCCAAAGGCGCCAAAGATGATGCCAATGCCACTTCTGGACGCAGAACACCATCAAGGAAAAGTGACTCTGCTGCTGATGCAGTTTCGAACAATGGCGGTACAGCAGTGCTtaatgcaaaggccaaagaaaaaTTGTCTGGTGGAGAAAAAGTAGCAGTAGCTTTAGATGCTAGGATTAGCAGTGGTAACAATGCAGAGTTGAAGGGGCTCTCTGGTGAACATGTAGTTGCTGGTTGGCCATCTTGGCTCATAAATGTGGCACCTAAAGCAGTAGAAGGCTGGTTGCCTCGGCGAGCAGATTCATTTGAGAAATTGGCCAAG ATTGGGCAAGGAACTTACAGTATTGTGTATAAAGCCCGGGATCTCGAATCTGGGAAGATTGTTGCACTAAAAAAGGTGCGGTTTGTCAACATGGATCCTGAAAGCGTGCGCTTTATGGCTAGAGAAATCCACATTCTTCGAAGACTGGATCATCCGAATGTCATAAAGCTTGAAGGGATTGTAACATCTCGTGTGTCGCAGAACCTCTACCTTGTCTTCGAGTACATGGAACATGACCTTGCCGGTCTTGTTGCAACTCCAGGCCTCAAGCTCACTGAGCCGCAG CTGCTCCATGGCCTTGATCATTGCCACAAAAACGGGGTTCTGCATAGGGATATCAAAGGCGCAAACCTATTAATTGACAGCAACGGAATGCTCAAGATTGGGGATTTTGGCTTGGCAATATCATATGATCCCAACAATCCGCAGCCACTGACAAGCCGTGTTGTGACATTATGGTACCGACCACCGGAGCTTTTGTTGGGTGCCACAGAGTATGGTGCTGCGGTGGATATGTGGAGTACAGGATGCATTGTGGCAGAATTGTTCACTGGCAAACCAATCATGCCAGGAAGAACTGAG GTGGAGCAAATTCACAAGATCTTTAAGCTATGTGGCTCCCCATCTGAGAATTATTACAAGAAATCAAAGGTGCCAGAAACAGCAATGTTCAAGCCTCAGCAGCAATATAGGCGGTGTGTTACCGAGACTTTCAAAGATTTGCCTCCTTCAGCTGTACTTCTCATAGATTCCTTGCTTTCACTAGAACCAGAAGTTCGTGGAACAGCCGCCTCAGCTCTTCAAAGTGAT TTTTTCAGAACCAAACCATTTGCTTGCGACCCTTCAAGCCTTCCAAAACTCCCACCAAGCAAAGAGTATGACATTAGACTTAGGCAAGAAGAAGCGAGGAG GCAAAGAAACGCAGCACTTGGCAGGCAAGGAGCTGAATCGATCAAACCTGGAAATGAGAATCATGCAGCCAGTCGTGCCATTGATATTGCTGCTGAAGTTAAG CAACCCACACATAACACTTCGAAGAGCACCTGTGAGAAGTTCAACACCGAGGACAGTGTGCCAGGGTTCCGGGTAGAGCCGCGAGCATTGCCAACCTCAATGCAGGTTCCTGAATGTGGATCCACATGGAATAACACAGGGGGTTACGCCGATCATCGTTCGGTTCTCGGTCGTGTTTACAGCTCTGTTCGTGTTGCGAGGAAGAAAGGATCATCAAATTCAAATATACCACAGTATGACGCTGCAGATTTGAGGAATGATATTGAGATTACTGATCACAACCAGCAAGTAGATAGGCCTGTCTCTTCTCAGAAGAAGGAGCAGCAGGAG GACCACGGAAGAAAGCACAAAAGGATCCACTACTCTGGACCATTGATGCCGCCAGGTGGGAACATCGAAGACATGCTCAAGGAGCATGAGAGGCACATCCAAGAAGCAGTGCGCAAAGCACGCCTCAGTAAGGGAAGCAGATAG
- the LOC8082816 gene encoding probable serine/threonine-protein kinase At1g09600 isoform X2 produces MVICCQLQRLARKTAKIGLIAINSFKKKALHLMGCLCSKGAKDDANATSGRRTPSRKSDSAADAVSNNGGTAVLNAKAKEKLSGGEKVAVALDARISSGNNAELKGLSGEHVVAGWPSWLINVAPKAVEGWLPRRADSFEKLAKIGQGTYSIVYKARDLESGKIVALKKVRFVNMDPESVRFMAREIHILRRLDHPNVIKLEGIVTSRVSQNLYLVFEYMEHDLAGLVATPGLKLTEPQIKCFVQQLLHGLDHCHKNGVLHRDIKGANLLIDSNGMLKIGDFGLAISYDPNNPQPLTSRVVTLWYRPPELLLGATEYGAAVDMWSTGCIVAELFTGKPIMPGRTEVEQIHKIFKLCGSPSENYYKKSKVPETAMFKPQQQYRRCVTETFKDLPPSAVLLIDSLLSLEPEVRGTAASALQSDFFRTKPFACDPSSLPKLPPSKEYDIRLRQEEARRQRNAALGRQGAESIKPGNENHAASRAIDIAAEVKQPTHNTSKSTCEKFNTEDSVPGFRVEPRALPTSMQVPECGSTWNNTGGYADHRSVLGRVYSSVRVARKKGSSNSNIPQYDAADLRNDIEITDHNQQVDRPVSSQKKEQQEDHGRKHKRIHYSGPLMPPGGNIEDMLKEHERHIQEAVRKARLSKGSR; encoded by the exons ATGGTCATTTGTTGTCAACTGCAGAGATTAGCAAGAAAAACTGCAAAAATTGGTCTTATCGCAATTAACTCGTTCAAGAAGAAGGCATTGCATCTTATGGGCTGCCTTTGCTCCAAAGGCGCCAAAGATGATGCCAATGCCACTTCTGGACGCAGAACACCATCAAGGAAAAGTGACTCTGCTGCTGATGCAGTTTCGAACAATGGCGGTACAGCAGTGCTtaatgcaaaggccaaagaaaaaTTGTCTGGTGGAGAAAAAGTAGCAGTAGCTTTAGATGCTAGGATTAGCAGTGGTAACAATGCAGAGTTGAAGGGGCTCTCTGGTGAACATGTAGTTGCTGGTTGGCCATCTTGGCTCATAAATGTGGCACCTAAAGCAGTAGAAGGCTGGTTGCCTCGGCGAGCAGATTCATTTGAGAAATTGGCCAAG ATTGGGCAAGGAACTTACAGTATTGTGTATAAAGCCCGGGATCTCGAATCTGGGAAGATTGTTGCACTAAAAAAGGTGCGGTTTGTCAACATGGATCCTGAAAGCGTGCGCTTTATGGCTAGAGAAATCCACATTCTTCGAAGACTGGATCATCCGAATGTCATAAAGCTTGAAGGGATTGTAACATCTCGTGTGTCGCAGAACCTCTACCTTGTCTTCGAGTACATGGAACATGACCTTGCCGGTCTTGTTGCAACTCCAGGCCTCAAGCTCACTGAGCCGCAG ATAAAATGCTTCGTTCAGCAGCTGCTCCATGGCCTTGATCATTGCCACAAAAACGGGGTTCTGCATAGGGATATCAAAGGCGCAAACCTATTAATTGACAGCAACGGAATGCTCAAGATTGGGGATTTTGGCTTGGCAATATCATATGATCCCAACAATCCGCAGCCACTGACAAGCCGTGTTGTGACATTATGGTACCGACCACCGGAGCTTTTGTTGGGTGCCACAGAGTATGGTGCTGCGGTGGATATGTGGAGTACAGGATGCATTGTGGCAGAATTGTTCACTGGCAAACCAATCATGCCAGGAAGAACTGAG GTGGAGCAAATTCACAAGATCTTTAAGCTATGTGGCTCCCCATCTGAGAATTATTACAAGAAATCAAAGGTGCCAGAAACAGCAATGTTCAAGCCTCAGCAGCAATATAGGCGGTGTGTTACCGAGACTTTCAAAGATTTGCCTCCTTCAGCTGTACTTCTCATAGATTCCTTGCTTTCACTAGAACCAGAAGTTCGTGGAACAGCCGCCTCAGCTCTTCAAAGTGAT TTTTTCAGAACCAAACCATTTGCTTGCGACCCTTCAAGCCTTCCAAAACTCCCACCAAGCAAAGAGTATGACATTAGACTTAGGCAAGAAGAAGCGAGGAG GCAAAGAAACGCAGCACTTGGCAGGCAAGGAGCTGAATCGATCAAACCTGGAAATGAGAATCATGCAGCCAGTCGTGCCATTGATATTGCTGCTGAAGTTAAG CAACCCACACATAACACTTCGAAGAGCACCTGTGAGAAGTTCAACACCGAGGACAGTGTGCCAGGGTTCCGGGTAGAGCCGCGAGCATTGCCAACCTCAATGCAGGTTCCTGAATGTGGATCCACATGGAATAACACAGGGGGTTACGCCGATCATCGTTCGGTTCTCGGTCGTGTTTACAGCTCTGTTCGTGTTGCGAGGAAGAAAGGATCATCAAATTCAAATATACCACAGTATGACGCTGCAGATTTGAGGAATGATATTGAGATTACTGATCACAACCAGCAAGTAGATAGGCCTGTCTCTTCTCAGAAGAAGGAGCAGCAGGAG GACCACGGAAGAAAGCACAAAAGGATCCACTACTCTGGACCATTGATGCCGCCAGGTGGGAACATCGAAGACATGCTCAAGGAGCATGAGAGGCACATCCAAGAAGCAGTGCGCAAAGCACGCCTCAGTAAGGGAAGCAGATAG
- the LOC8082816 gene encoding probable serine/threonine-protein kinase At1g09600 isoform X1 — MVSVLLLPKRLARKTAKIGLIAINSFKKKALHLMGCLCSKGAKDDANATSGRRTPSRKSDSAADAVSNNGGTAVLNAKAKEKLSGGEKVAVALDARISSGNNAELKGLSGEHVVAGWPSWLINVAPKAVEGWLPRRADSFEKLAKIGQGTYSIVYKARDLESGKIVALKKVRFVNMDPESVRFMAREIHILRRLDHPNVIKLEGIVTSRVSQNLYLVFEYMEHDLAGLVATPGLKLTEPQIKCFVQQLLHGLDHCHKNGVLHRDIKGANLLIDSNGMLKIGDFGLAISYDPNNPQPLTSRVVTLWYRPPELLLGATEYGAAVDMWSTGCIVAELFTGKPIMPGRTEVEQIHKIFKLCGSPSENYYKKSKVPETAMFKPQQQYRRCVTETFKDLPPSAVLLIDSLLSLEPEVRGTAASALQSDFFRTKPFACDPSSLPKLPPSKEYDIRLRQEEARRQRNAALGRQGAESIKPGNENHAASRAIDIAAEVKQPTHNTSKSTCEKFNTEDSVPGFRVEPRALPTSMQVPECGSTWNNTGGYADHRSVLGRVYSSVRVARKKGSSNSNIPQYDAADLRNDIEITDHNQQVDRPVSSQKKEQQEDHGRKHKRIHYSGPLMPPGGNIEDMLKEHERHIQEAVRKARLSKGSR; from the exons ATGGTCAGTGTTCTGCTCCTCCCCAAG AGATTAGCAAGAAAAACTGCAAAAATTGGTCTTATCGCAATTAACTCGTTCAAGAAGAAGGCATTGCATCTTATGGGCTGCCTTTGCTCCAAAGGCGCCAAAGATGATGCCAATGCCACTTCTGGACGCAGAACACCATCAAGGAAAAGTGACTCTGCTGCTGATGCAGTTTCGAACAATGGCGGTACAGCAGTGCTtaatgcaaaggccaaagaaaaaTTGTCTGGTGGAGAAAAAGTAGCAGTAGCTTTAGATGCTAGGATTAGCAGTGGTAACAATGCAGAGTTGAAGGGGCTCTCTGGTGAACATGTAGTTGCTGGTTGGCCATCTTGGCTCATAAATGTGGCACCTAAAGCAGTAGAAGGCTGGTTGCCTCGGCGAGCAGATTCATTTGAGAAATTGGCCAAG ATTGGGCAAGGAACTTACAGTATTGTGTATAAAGCCCGGGATCTCGAATCTGGGAAGATTGTTGCACTAAAAAAGGTGCGGTTTGTCAACATGGATCCTGAAAGCGTGCGCTTTATGGCTAGAGAAATCCACATTCTTCGAAGACTGGATCATCCGAATGTCATAAAGCTTGAAGGGATTGTAACATCTCGTGTGTCGCAGAACCTCTACCTTGTCTTCGAGTACATGGAACATGACCTTGCCGGTCTTGTTGCAACTCCAGGCCTCAAGCTCACTGAGCCGCAG ATAAAATGCTTCGTTCAGCAGCTGCTCCATGGCCTTGATCATTGCCACAAAAACGGGGTTCTGCATAGGGATATCAAAGGCGCAAACCTATTAATTGACAGCAACGGAATGCTCAAGATTGGGGATTTTGGCTTGGCAATATCATATGATCCCAACAATCCGCAGCCACTGACAAGCCGTGTTGTGACATTATGGTACCGACCACCGGAGCTTTTGTTGGGTGCCACAGAGTATGGTGCTGCGGTGGATATGTGGAGTACAGGATGCATTGTGGCAGAATTGTTCACTGGCAAACCAATCATGCCAGGAAGAACTGAG GTGGAGCAAATTCACAAGATCTTTAAGCTATGTGGCTCCCCATCTGAGAATTATTACAAGAAATCAAAGGTGCCAGAAACAGCAATGTTCAAGCCTCAGCAGCAATATAGGCGGTGTGTTACCGAGACTTTCAAAGATTTGCCTCCTTCAGCTGTACTTCTCATAGATTCCTTGCTTTCACTAGAACCAGAAGTTCGTGGAACAGCCGCCTCAGCTCTTCAAAGTGAT TTTTTCAGAACCAAACCATTTGCTTGCGACCCTTCAAGCCTTCCAAAACTCCCACCAAGCAAAGAGTATGACATTAGACTTAGGCAAGAAGAAGCGAGGAG GCAAAGAAACGCAGCACTTGGCAGGCAAGGAGCTGAATCGATCAAACCTGGAAATGAGAATCATGCAGCCAGTCGTGCCATTGATATTGCTGCTGAAGTTAAG CAACCCACACATAACACTTCGAAGAGCACCTGTGAGAAGTTCAACACCGAGGACAGTGTGCCAGGGTTCCGGGTAGAGCCGCGAGCATTGCCAACCTCAATGCAGGTTCCTGAATGTGGATCCACATGGAATAACACAGGGGGTTACGCCGATCATCGTTCGGTTCTCGGTCGTGTTTACAGCTCTGTTCGTGTTGCGAGGAAGAAAGGATCATCAAATTCAAATATACCACAGTATGACGCTGCAGATTTGAGGAATGATATTGAGATTACTGATCACAACCAGCAAGTAGATAGGCCTGTCTCTTCTCAGAAGAAGGAGCAGCAGGAG GACCACGGAAGAAAGCACAAAAGGATCCACTACTCTGGACCATTGATGCCGCCAGGTGGGAACATCGAAGACATGCTCAAGGAGCATGAGAGGCACATCCAAGAAGCAGTGCGCAAAGCACGCCTCAGTAAGGGAAGCAGATAG
- the LOC8082817 gene encoding putative methyltransferase At1g22800 produces MSSSSAAARRLLLLRHRHGHLLPKRHFSSSSAADGLDDGGRVKIFDRDLKRRHRDRAAWAMRETDGLVDAVAENLLDRLEDCRKAFPSALCLGGSAGAVRRLLRGRGGIERLIMMDMSADMVKKWRESENGTGDEPEMHFVVGDEEFLPIKESSQDLIISCLGLHWTNDLPGAMIQCRLALQPDGLFLAAILGGETLKELRIACTVAQMEREGGISPRMSPLAQVRDAGNLLTRAGFTLPGVDVDQYTVKYNNALELVEHLRAMGETNALFQRNPVLKRDTALATAAIYQSMFGLEDGSIPATFQVIYMTGWREHPSQQKAKRRGSATISFSDIQKQFGPSEN; encoded by the exons ATGtcttcctcctccgccgccgctcgccgccttctcctcctccgccaccgccatggccaccttctccccaaacgccacTTCTCTTCCTCGTCCGCTGCCGACGGCCTCGACGACGGCGGCCGCGTCAAGATCTTCGACCGCGACCTGAAGCGCCGGCACCGGGACCGCGCGGCGTGGGCGATGCGTGAGACCGACGGTCTCGTGGATGCCGTCGCCGAAAACCTCCTCGACCGCCTCGAGGACTGCAGGAAAGCCTTCCCCTCCGCGCTCTGCCTCGGGGGCTCCGCCGGTGCCGTCCGCCGCTTGCTCCGCGGCCGCG GTGGAATTGAGAGGCTGATCATGATGGACATGTCAGCCGACATGGTGAAGAAGTGGCGAGAGTCAGAGAATGGCACTGGTGACGAACCTGAGATGCACTTTGTTGTCGGTGATGAGGAGTTCCTTCCAATCAAAGAGAG CTCACAGGATTTGATAATAAGCTGTCTTGGACTTCATTGGACAAATGATCTACCTGGAGCAATGATACAG TGTAGGCTAGCGTTGCAACCTGATGGCCTTTTTCTGGCAGCAATTCTTGGTGGAGAAACACTGAA GGAGCTTAGAATTGCATGCACAGTTGCTCAAATGGAACGCGAAGGAGGCATCAGTCCTCGAATGTCCCCTTTAGCACAA GTCCGTGACGCAGGAAACCTTTTGACAAGGGCAGGTTTCACCCTTCCAGGAGTTGATGTCGATCAGTATACTGTTAAATACAATAATG CTTTGGAACTTGTTGAACATCTTAGAGCAATGGGGGAAACAAATGCTCTTTTTCAAAGAAATCCT GTGTTGAAAAGGGATACCGCCTTGGCAACTGCAGCAATTTACCAGTCAATGTTTGGTTTAGAAGACGGATCTATTCCAGCAACCTTTCAA GTAATTTACATGACTGGCTGGAGGGAGCATCCATCACAGCAAAAGGCTAAGAGAAGGGGTTCTGCGACCATATCATTCAGTGATATACAGAAACAATTTGGTCCCAGTGAAAACTGA
- the LOC8084801 gene encoding glucuronoxylan 4-O-methyltransferase 1 has protein sequence MSSPMHVRKAIHFASLRAKLAQQGKAGLALRLLLAAALAGFLLVFAARTLLVSSPAAATSSLAECAAKGTAAATAGLPLAVMEALVHYTTSNVTPQQTADEIGVSLRVLQRRAPCNFLVFGLGHDSPMWAALNHGGRTVFLEEDASWIASVRATHPSLESYHVAYDTVLTDADALLQLRDHPACVAQPDLASAADASCRLALRGLPPVFHELEWDLIMVDAPTGWTPEAPGRMGAIYTAGMAARARRPGDGPTDVFVHDVDRPVEDAFSKAFLCEGYLAEQVGRIRHFVIPSHREKDGTPFCP, from the coding sequence ATGTCCAGCCCCATGCACGTCCGCAAGGCCATCCACTTCGCCTCGCTGCGCGCCAAGCTCGCGCAGCAGGGCAAGGCCGGCCTCGCGCTACGCCTGCTCCTCGCCGCCGCGCTCGCGGGCTTCCTCCTCGTCTTCGCCGCGCGCACCCTGCTGGTGTCCTCCCCTGCCGCCGCGACCTCGTCCTTGGCGGAGTGCGCCGCCAAGGGGaccgcggcggcgacggcggggcTGCCGCTGGCGGTGATGGAGGCGCTGGTGCACTACACGACGTCCAACGTGACGCCGCAGCAGACCGCCGACGAGATCGGGGTCTCGCTGCGCGTGCTGCAGCGCCGGGCGCCCTGCAACTTCCTCGTCTTCGGGCTCGGCCACGACAGCCCGATGTGGGCGGCGCTCAACCACGGCGGGCGGACGGTGTTCCTGGAGGAGGACGCGTCGTGGATCGCCAGCGTCCGCGCCACGCACCCGTCCCTCGAGTCCTACCACGTGGCCTACGACACGGTGCTCACCGACGCCGACGCGCTCCTCCAGCTCCGCGACCACCCGGCCTGCGTCGCGCAGCCGGACCTCGCGTCCGCCGCCGACGCCTCCTGCCGCCTCGCGCTGAGGGGGCTGCCGCCGGTGTTCCACGAGCTGGAGTGGGACCTCATCATGGTGGACGCGCCCACGGGGTGGACGCCGGAGGCGCCCGGACGGATGGGCGCCATCTACACTGCCGGCATGGCGGCGCGCGCGCGCAGGCCCGGGGATGGACCCACCGACGTGTTCGTGCACGACGTCGACCGCCCCGTCGAGGACGCCTTCTCCAAGGCCTTCCTGTGTGAGGGGTACCTCGCCGAGCAGGTCGGCCGGATCAGGCACTTCGTCATCCCGTCACACCGCGAGAAGGACGGCACGCCATTCTGCCCTTGA